DNA sequence from the Perca flavescens isolate YP-PL-M2 chromosome 3, PFLA_1.0, whole genome shotgun sequence genome:
caagCATCAGGAGATTTGAAGATGTCTGGTCTCAAACAAGATATTAATCCAGCCAAGTTAAAGGTAAAGGGTGTGGACATCAAGACAGGTGGTACAGAAGGCCCAGGTGTATCCCTCAAACTTCCCAATGTCAAACTACCAACAGTTGACATCTCAGCTCCAAGGGTGGATCTAGACTTTGGCCTCACTAAACCTAAAGGTGACGATGTGGAAGTGGAACTTCTGAAagcagagggaggcaggccttCTTCAGGGGGCAGCTTTGATCTACCTAATGTCTCCCTTAAAGTCCCCAGTTTTTCTCTTCCCAGATTTGGTGGAAAGTCTAAGAGTGGTGATTTGGTGATATCTGGCCCCAAGGGGGATGTTTCCCTCAGCGCACCACATGTGGAAGGAGAGATTAGGGCACCATCAGTGGAGTTTGATGGGGATGGAAAGGTCAAGGTGAAAAAACCTAAAATCAAAATGCCCTCATTTGGTATATCCAAAAAGCATGCAGATGTATCCGTGTCATGTCCTGATGTGGATGTTAAAGTAAAGAAAGGGAAAATTGGCATTTCTAAACCAGAAGTCAATGTTGGGAGCCCAGATGATAAATCAAAATACAAAGTGAAATTCCCTAAGTTTAAAATATCATCAGCAAAAGGTCAACTCTCAGAGGGAGAGGTTGATGCGAAACTAGAGGGAAATGTGGAAGGAAAAGGTGGCTTCCATGCACCTGACGTCACTGTCAAACTACCAAAGTTCTCCATGCTAGGATTTGGCTCCAAAGAAAAAGATTTAGGTAAGCCAAGTGGTTACCTTGAGTCGAAGGCCAAAGTTAAGATGCCCTCTGTCGAACTGTCGCtaccagcagctaaaacaccaGATAATGAGATTCTCCTTCCCAAAGCAGAGGTTGATGTCTCAGAGGCTGATATCAGAGGTTATGAGGGAAACCTCAAAATTCCCAAAATGCCCATGATTGATGTTTCCATTCCCAAAATAGACCTAGATGTGTCCCTGCCAAAAGTAAAGCATGATGCAAAGGTTGATGAACAAGGAGGAAAATTCAAGATACCACACATCAAGATGCCTGACATTGACTTCTCCCTTCCTAAAGGTAAAGCAGGTGACACTGAAGGAGGTCACGTTGGAGTCGATGCAGAAGGAGGAAAATTTAAAATGCCTCACGTAAAAATGCCAGATGTTGACATCTCTCTGCCCAAAGGAAAGATTGAGGGTCCAGACATTGAAATGGAGGGAGGTACTGGAGGAAAAttcaaaatgcctcacatgaAAATGCCCAACATTGACATCTCTCTGCCAAAAGGAAAGATCGAAGGTCCAGACATTGAAATGGAGGGAGGTACCGGAGGAAAGttcaaaatgcctcacatgaAAATGCCACATGTTGACATGTCTCTGCCCAAAGGAAAGATTGAAGGTCCAGATGTTGAAATGGAGGGAGGTACCGGAGGAAAGttcaaaatgcctcacatgaAAATGCCCAACATCGACATCTCTCTACCAAAAGGAGAGATTGAAGGTCCAGAGATTGAAATGGAGGGAGGTACTGGAGGAAAGttcaaaatgcctcacatgaAAATGCCAGATGTTGACATCTCTCTACCTAAAGGAAAGATTGAGGGTCCAGAGATGGAGATCAAAGGAGAAGGTGGAAAATTCAAGATGCCACATCTCAGCATGCCCTCTGTTGATATTTCACTGCCCAAAGGAAAGATTCAGGGTCCAGACATTGAAATGGAGGGAGGTACCGGAGGAAAAttcaaaatgcctcacatgaAAATGCCAGATGTTGACATCTGTCTACCTAAAGGAAAGATTGAGGGTCCAGACATTGAAATGGAGGGAGGTACTGGAGGAAAAttcaaaatgcctcacatgaAAATGCCCAACGTTGACATCTCTCTACCTAAAGGAAAGATTGAGGGTCCAGACATTGAAATGGAGGGAGGTACTGGAGGAAAAttcaaaatgcctcacatgaAAATGCCCAACGTTGACATCTCTACCTAAAGGAAAGATTGAGGGTCCAGACATTGAAATGGAGGGAGGTACTGGAGGAAAAttcaaaatgcctcacatgaAAATGCCCAACGTTGACATCTCTCTACCTAAAGGAAAAATTGAGGGTCCAGAGATGGAGATCAAAGGAGAAGGTGGAAAATTCAAGATGCCACATCTCAGCATGCCCTCTGTTGATATTTCACTGCCAAAAGGAAAGGTTGAGGGTCCAGACATTGAAATGGAGGGAGGTACTGGAGGAAAAttcaaaatgcctcacatgaAAATGCCCAACGTTGACATCTCTCTACCCAAAGGAAAGATTGAGGGTCCAGACATTGAAATGGAGGGAGGTACTGGAGGAAAAttcaaaatgcctcacatgaAAATGCCTAACGTTGACATCTCTCTACCTAAAGGAAAGATTGAGGGTCCAGACATTGAAATGGAGGGAGGTACTGGAGGAAAAttcaaaatgcctcacatgaAAATGCCCAACGTTGACATCTCTCTACCTAAAGGAAAGATTGAGGGTCCAGAGATGGAGATCAAAGGAGAAGGTGGAAAATTCAAGATGCCACATCTCAGCATGCCCTCTGTTGATATTTCACTGCCAAAAGGAAAAGTTGAGGGTCCAGACATTGAAATGGAGGGAGGTACTGGAGGAAAAttcaaaatgcctcacatgaAAATGCCCAACATTGACATCTCTCTGCCCAAAGGAAAGATTGAGGGTCCAGACATTGAAATGGAGGAAGGTACTGGAGGAAAAttcaaaatgcctcacatgaAAATGCCCAACGTTGACATTTCTCTACCTAAAGGAAAGATTGAAGGTCCAGATGTTGAAATGGAGGGAAGGACTGGAGGAAAGttcaaaatgcctcacatgaAAATGCCAGATGTTGACATCTCTCTACCTAAAGGAAAGATTGAGGGTCCAGAGATGGAGATCAAAGGAGAAGGTGGAAAATTCAAGATGCCACATCTCAGCATGCCCTCTGTTGATATTTCACTGCCAAAAGGAAAGGTTGAGGGTCCAGACATTGAAATGGAGGGAGGTACTGGAGGAAAAttcaaaatgcctcacatgaAAATGCCCAACATTGACATCTCTCTGCCCAAAGGAAAGATTGAGGGTCCAGACATTGAAATGGAGGAAGGTACTGGAGGAAAAttcaaaatgcctcacatgaAAATGCCCAACGTTGACATCTCTCTACCTAAAGGAAAGATTGAAGGTCCAGATGTTGAAATGGAGGGAAGGACTGGAGGAAAGttcaaaatgcctcacatgaAAATGCCAGATGTTGACATCTCTCTACCTAAAGGAAAGATTGAGGGTCCAGAGATGGAGATCAAAGGAGAAGGTGGAAAATTCAAGATGCCACATCTCAGCATGCCCTCTGTTGATATTTCACTGCCAAAAGGAAAGGTTGAGGGTCCAGACATTGAAATGGAGGGAGGTACTGGAGGAAAAttcaaaatgcctcacatgaAAATGCCAGATTTTGACATCTCTCTACCTAAAGGAAAGATTGAAGGTCCAGATGTTGAAATGGAGGGAAGGACTGGAGGAAAGttcaaaatgcctcacatgaAAATGCCAGATGTTGACATCTCTCTACCTAAAAGAAAGATTGAGGGTCCAGACATTGAAATGGAGGGAGGTACTGGAGGAAAAttcaaaatgcctcacatgaAAATGCCAGATGTTGACATCTCTCTACCTAAAGGAAAGATTGAAGGTCCAGATGTTGAAATGGAGGGAAGGACTGGAGGAATGttcaaaatgcctcacatgaAAATGCCAGATGTTGACATCTCTCTGCCCAAAGGAAAGATTGAGGGTCCAGACATTGAAATGGAGGGAGGTACCGGAGGAAAGTTCAAAATGCCTGACATGAAAATGCCAGATGTTGACATCTCTCTACCTAAAGGAAAGATTGAGGGTCCAGATGTTGAAATGGAGGGAGGGACTGGAGGAAAGttcaaaatgcctcacatgaAAATGCCAGATGTTGACATCTCTCTGCCCAAAGGAAAGATTGAAGGTCCAGATGTTGAAATGGAGGGAAGGACTGGAGGAAAGttcaaaatgcctcacatgaAAATGCCAGGTTTTGACATCTCTCTACCTAAAGGAAAGATTGAAGGTCCAGATGTTGAAATGGAGAGAAGGACTGGAGGAAAGttcaaaatgcctcacatgaAAATGCCAGGTTTTGACATCTCTCTACCTAAAGGAAAGATTGAAGGTCCAGATGTTGAAATTGAGGGAAGGACTGGAGGAAAGttcaaaatgcctcacatgaAAATGCCAGATGTTGACATCTCTCTACCTAAAGGAAAGATTGAGGGTCCAGAGATGGAGATCAAAGGAGAAGGTGGAAAATTCAAGATGCCACATCTCAGCATGCCCTCTGTTGATATTTCACTGCCAAAAGGAAAGGTTGAGGGTCCAGACATTGAAATGGAGGGAGGTACTGGAGGAAAAttcaaaatgcctcacatgaAAATGCCAGATTTTGACATCTCTCTACCTAAAGGAAAGATTGAGGGTCCAGACATTGAAATGGAGGGAGGTACTGGAGGAAAAttcaaaatgcctcacatgaAAATGCCAGATTTTGACATCTCTCTACCTAAAGGAAAGATTGAAGGTCCAGATGTTGAAATGGAGGGAAGGACTGGAGGAAAGttcaaaatgcctcacatgaAAATGCCAGATGTTGACATCTCTCTACCTAAAAGAAAGATTGAGGGTCCAGACATTGAAATGGAGGGAGGTACTGGAGGAAAAttcaaaatgcctcacatgaAAATGCCAGATGTTGACATCTCTCTACCTAAAGGAAAGATTGAAGGTCCAGATGTTGAAATGGAGGGAAGGACTGGAGGAATGttcaaaatgcctcacatgaAAATGCCAGATGTTGACATCTCTCTGCCCAAAGGAAAGATTGAGGGTCCAGACATTGAAATGGAGGGAGGTACCGGAGGAAAGTTCAAAATGCCTGACATGAAAATGCCAGATGTTGACATCTCTCTACCTAAAGGAAAGATTGAGGGTCCAGATGTTGAAATGGAGGGAAGGACTCGAGGAAAGttcaaaatgcctcacatgaAAATGCCAGATGTTGACATCTCTCTGCCAAAAGGAAAGATTGGGGGTCCAGACATTGAAATGGAGGGAAGTACCGGAGGAAAGTTCAAAATTCCTCACATGAAAATGCCAGATGTTGACATCTCTTTACCTAAAGGAAAGATTGAGGGTCCAGATATGGAGATCAAAGGAGAAGGTGGGAAATTCAAGATGCCACATCTTAGCATGCCCTCTGTTGATATTTCACTGCCCAAAGGAAAAATTGAGGGTCCAGACATTGAAATGGAGGGAGGTACTGGAGGAAAAttcaaaatgcctcacatgaAAATGCCCAACATCGACATCTCTCTGCCAAAAGGAAAGATTGAAGGTCCAGACGTTGAAATGGAGGGAGGTACTGGAGGGAAGttcaaaatgcctcacatgaAAATGCCAGATGTTGACATCTCTCTACCTAAAGGAAAGACTGAAGGTCCAGACGTTGAAATAGAGGGAGGTACCGGAGGGAAGTTCAAAATGCCTCTCATGAAAATGCCCAACATTGATGTCTCTCTCCCCAAAGGAAAGATTGAAGGCCCAGATGTCGAAATAGAGGGAGGTGCAGGAGGAAAGTTCAAATTGCCTCATTGGAAAATGCCAGATGTTGACATTGCTTTTTCCAAAGGAAAATCTGGCAAAATTGAAGGAGTGGAGTTGGAGATTGAGGTAGGCAAATCTGCAATGCCACACATTACAATGCCCTCAGTAGACATGTCACTGCCAAAAGGAAAGACTGAGGGTCCCAAAGTTGAAATTAAGGGTGAGGGAGGAAAGTTCAAGATGCCAAAAGTGGACATATCTCTTCCAAAAGGAAAACCTTCAATCAAAGGTCCAGAGGTAGATATTAAGGGAGATGGGGGACAGTTCAAAATGCCTAATGTGGGCATATCTATCCCCAAAGGAAAAGAAAGTATTGACATATCAGAGGAGAAAATGGCAGCAGATGGAGGAACCATCCAACTGCCCCATGTCAAGATGCCCAAAGTTGATATTTCACTTCCTAAAGGTAAAAGTAAAGATATTGAAGCAACTGCTATAGAGATGGAAGTCACAGGAGGAAAGTTCAAAGGTCCACATGTTAAACTTCCAAAGGGGGGTATATCAGTGCTGAAGGATAAATCAGGTGAAGTGGAGATCAACTTACCAACAGTTGAGGCAGGAGGGAAAGTTAAAGTGCCACAGGTCACATCACCAGATCTGGACATCGATGTGAGACTTGGTAAACCTAAACAAGACACAGAGGCTCATGGGGAAGCTGATTTGCATGTTGAGGGAGAGCACAAAGGTCTGAAACTCAAGATGCCAACAATAGATATCAAAGGTCCAAAAGGAGACCTGGAGCTTGATATAGGACTTCATAGAGGAGAGGGCAATAAGGACAGGAAAAAAATTGAACTACCTGACTTGGACCTCAACACaacaggtagcagcagcaaagTAAAGGGGCCTAAAGTCAAAGGAACAAAATTCAAGATTGGAAtgccaaaaaagaaaactggcAGAGATGTAACAGCAGAAGCAAAAATATGCAAAAAATGTGGGGATGAAGAGATAGGTGGTAAAGCCAAACACAGATGCAGGGGTAAAGAAAGATTTGAACATGATGTTAAACTTGAAACTCACAACGGACATAAAGACAACAAAGATCGTATTAACATCCCAGTGCCAGAGGTTACAATACCAACCAAACAAGGTTCAGCAGAATTAGGAACAGGGGGAGAGGGTAGCCTCTTGTCACCCAGAGCAGATATCAAAGTCCCTAGGATTCCAGACATAGAGTTTGATATTGCTACATCACATAATGAAGATGAGGACAAAACCGAAAAAGGCAAGAAAATCAAAATCCCAAAGTTTGGTGTCCCATTACCCTCCATGTCCTCTCCTGAGGgaaaattgaatatctttgggccAGAAATTCAGTATGAGGGCCCTAAAATGCCCAAAGTAAAGAAAGCTGTCTTTGTCTTGGTAAATCCTCCTCAAACAGGTGAGCATGCTGCATGCACAGGCCACCTAGAAAAGGAGACAACACCTGAGGCTGACAAAGAGGATGTCAAAGTGAAGATgcccaaaataaaaatgaagccAAGCTTTGGGAAGTCCAAAGATAAAGCAGCTGCTGTGTCATTTTCTCCTGGCAAATCAGGGTCGTTTGATGTCAATCTAAGGGGCAACGGTTCAGGTTCAAGTCTAAACGGTGAAAAAGATGCATGTCCTCACAAGGCCTCCAATGACGATAAAAGGACTTTCAGTGGCAAAATTAAACTTCCAAAGGTGGAGTTAACCTCTCCATATGGCAAGATGGCTGCAGAGGGGGAGGACACTGAAATGAGTTTGAAACTGGGAAAGGATTCATCACCAGGAGAAGTGGAGGGAGACACTAAAGGGCTTGAAGTACAATCAGGCAAGATGGCCTTCGCTGGTTTTAGTGACGAGCTCTCGAAGGATGTGGTGTCATCTCATGCCAGAACAGATATGCTGGACAGAGACAGCTCAGAGTCCCCTGCTAGTTTTACCATGGAGTTCAGCTCAGCAAAGGTCCAGTCTTGGAGCGAGGTCGAGAGCCACAGCAGAGAGTCTGAAGAAAGAGAGTCTTCCCCCTGGTTCAAGGTCCCAAAGTTCACCCTGAAGCCACACTCCACAGGTAGGAATAAAGAAACTATCAACTGAGATgacaagacatttgaaaaatTAGTCATGgaattttttacaaaaggttGATGTCCAGGTCAAACATGTTTTATCATACTCGTTAAAGAGGAGTTAATGACTTGATTACTTGTTTATATTgaacagtatatacagtataggttAACCTTATCTTATAATGATTCATTCAGTTTGTATTTAAACACTTAAACACCTGCTGACCAGCTCCATTATGGGATGTGAAGGACTCATATTAAGGCCTAAAGTCGGTATGTGTTAGCCTTTGCTGCATTGATTTTGgcctctctttttttattcatctttCGCAAGTTCCCCAAACTTTAAAGTGCAATATTAAACCACTGGAGTACTCCTTTGAACAACACAGTGAATAATTGCACAAATCTTCCagaattaataataatgttcaCAATATGTATAAGCTTTGTATGTGTTTCATACTTGACACCTGCATTCTATCATTACTTCACTATATtatagtatacagtacaggccaaaagtttggacacaccttctcattcaatttctttcctttattttc
Encoded proteins:
- the prx gene encoding neuroblast differentiation-associated protein AHNAK isoform X4, with product MDSETTDEQTCEEDASQSVEIVVEAEAGASGYSVTGGGQRGIFVKDVLRDSPAAKHLSLQEGDQLLSAKVYFDNVKYEDALKILQCAEPYKVSFQLKRSIPGVEVCVRPRVPSVEVKGPKAKTAKMSVKGSKAFKAKKKRGGRFGLKRLKEKRREELVIEGTPPRLEMSDVDVEFSLPKFKQRRSTKVEAEGAGGAAAVGKAKRRIRFPHMKTKSYTGEDAGGKVETGQLEGQVNISSPAIPGAKVKTKGKGHKFGITFPRTKHTKSGSALETGSVELKPPSVIIQQPSVEFSLSGDKKVDAEKGGVKLNVPDVEFALPSGKGEASLPAVKGKAEIKVPKIDIKGGVDAEAAVGRVDVDIGKGDAKLRMPKLKLPKVRLSRHSDEIDGDIKVKAKGMKVPHANIIPKVEITGGGEINLPEANITKPKMEVDLSGKATSIKMPSVDIPLPKVKGKSDMDVSLPEYEGAGKTAIKMPAIDISVPDVDFELDTRHRIPDEVEGTFKGPKISMPKVDMSLPKMGSSNVDIEGLEGGGKFSLPSVDISPPKVKTEGGDVDMHYYVGGDGKFKMPEFDISLPNLKSPEGEVNIKAEGFKLPKVDLTLPKGKAVMTDITDIEGGGKFQVPSIDISLPKMKTGEVVVDIEGPEVKGGKFEMPTLDISLPKGKMEGDIDVEGHAGKGGKFKMPTFDVSLPKLKQPEGHVNIETPTLEGGGKIKMPSLDISMPKGKLEDDIEIEGPSAKGGRFKMPSLDVRLPKMGTTGAEVDLKGPEIKGEKIEMPSIDISLPKGKSKGEVDIEGKEGKFKMPSYNINLPKMKLSEGEVVLEGPEIKGGKIETPTVDFSVPQGNLEGDLDIGGSKVKGGKFNMPSLDISLPKMKLPEGDMKLECPELPNVDFSLPKANVEGNIELEGSDGSGHRFKMPTFDISFPKMKTKEGEVDIEGPEVKGGAKFNMPSLDISPPAMKSPKGEVEIDASGAKGGKFQMPSLDILLPKIKSQGGDIDIESPEFKADLDLKGGEIKGGKINMPTVDFTLPKGKAEGKMNIEGPAGKGGKFKMPTFDKSLPKMKMPEGNIGLEGPSVDISIPKGKVEGDIETKGKGGLFHIPSIDVSLPKIKSKRGDINIEGPEIKGGGIKMPTIDISTPQGSLEGDFTVEGEGKEGKFSLPSVDIALPEVKFPEGDVNFQGPKVKGWKYEMPKVNLSLPKGKAQGDIDLDICSGKDGNIEIQSYHTGLPRGKFKGPELKGGQINMPDIDLSLPKGKADLSIEGPEEKGGKFKMPKFDVSLPKINLPEGNVKLEGPGIKGKMEMPTVDISLPKGKLAGDVDTEGNGGKGGKFHMPSLDISLPKIKGDMSLPKIKSPEVDISLEGPDVEGGKFNLPTVAISLPKGKAEGDLDVEGPEVKGGTFKMPKGEVSLPKVSLPEGDVKIKSPEIKGGKIEMPDINMSLPKGKAGGEIEGHAGKGGKFHMPSVDISLPKMKAKGPEINIVGPKVKVGKLNIPSLDVSLPKVKSPDVDTSLEGPDLKGGKVNIPTVDISLPKGKVESDINVEGLEVKGGKFKMPKFDVSLPKVSLPKVDANVEGPDMKGRNEMPTLDISLPKGKADVDIDIDGHSVKGGKLHMPSLDISIPKMKAKGVDVDIEGPELKGNISLTKGNAEGDLDIEGPEVKEGTFKMPKFDISLPKVNLPEGDVKIKGPDIKGGKIEMPDIDLSLPKGKAKGEIDIEGHAGGKFHMPSVDISLPKLKAKGVDVNIEGPELKGGKINMPDIDLSLPKGNADLSIEGSEVKGGKFKMPKFDVSLPKMNLLEGNVKVEGPEMPAVDISVPVEREEGDIKIEGPSGKGKIEVTKVDLSGKKGGGLHMPTLDINLPKFDLDLSLPSGLKDQSLKVDTSGQASGDLKMSGLKQDINPAKLKVKGVDIKTGGTEGPGVSLKLPNVKLPTVDISAPRVDLDFGLTKPKGDDVEVELLKAEGGRPSSGGSFDLPNVSLKVPSFSLPRFGGKSKSGDLVISGPKGDVSLSAPHVEGEIRAPSVEFDGDGKVKVKKPKIKMPSFGISKKHADVSVSCPDVDVKVKKGKIGISKPEVNVGSPDDKSKYKVKFPKFKISSAKGQLSEGEVDAKLEGNVEGKGGFHAPDVTVKLPKFSMLGFGSKEKDLGKPSGYLESKAKVKMPSVELSLPAAKTPDNEILLPKAEVDVSEADIRGYEGNLKIPKMPMIDVSIPKIDLDVSLPKVKHDAKVDEQGGKFKIPHIKMPDIDFSLPKGKAGDTEGGHVGVDAEGGKFKMPHVKMPDVDISLPKGKIEGPDIEMEGGTGGKFKMPHMKMPNIDISLPKGKIEGPDIEMEGGTGGKFKMPHMKMPHVDMSLPKGKIEGPDVEMEGGTGGKFKMPHMKMPNIDISLPKGEIEGPEIEMEGGTGGKFKMPHMKMPDVDISLPKGKIEGPDVEMEGRTGGKFKMPHMKMPDVDISLPKGKIEGPEMEIKGEGGKFKMPHLSMPSVDISLPKGKVEGPDIEMEGGTGGKFKMPHMKMPNIDISLPKGKIEGPDIEMEEGTGGKFKMPHMKMPNVDISLPKGKIEGPDVEMEGRTGGKFKMPHMKMPDVDISLPKGKIEGPEMEIKGEGGKFKMPHLSMPSVDISLPKGKVEGPDIEMEGGTGGKFKMPHMKMPDFDISLPKGKIEGPDVEMEGRTGGKFKMPHMKMPDVDISLPKRKIEGPDIEMEGGTGGKFKMPHMKMPDVDISLPKGKIEGPDVEMEGRTGGMFKMPHMKMPDVDISLPKGKIEGPDIEMEGGTGGKFKMPDMKMPDVDISLPKGKIEGPDVEMEGGTGGKFKMPHMKMPDVDISLPKGKIEGPDVEMEGRTGGKFKMPHMKMPGFDISLPKGKIEGPDVEMERRTGGKFKMPHMKMPGFDISLPKGKIEGPDVEIEGRTGGKFKMPHMKMPDVDISLPKGKIEGPDVEMEGRTGGKFKMPHMKMPDVDISLPKRKIEGPDIEMEGGTGGKFKMPHMKMPDVDISLPKGKIEGPDVEMEGRTGGMFKMPHMKMPDVDISLPKGKIEGPDIEMEGGTGGKFKMPDMKMPDVDISLPKGKIEGPDVEMEGRTRGKFKMPHMKMPDVDISLPKGKIGGPDIEMEGSTGGKFKIPHMKMPDVDISLPKGKIEGPDMEIKGEGGKFKMPHLSMPSVDISLPKGKIEGPDIEMEGGTGGKFKMPHMKMPNIDISLPKGKIEGPDVEMEGGTGGKFKMPHMKMPDVDISLPKGKTEGPDVEIEGGTGGKFKMPLMKMPNIDVSLPKGKIEGPDVEIEGGAGGKFKLPHWKMPDVDIAFSKGKSGKIEGVELEIEVGKSAMPHITMPSVDMSLPKGKTEGPKVEIKGEGGKFKMPKVDISLPKGKPSIKGPEVDIKGDGGQFKMPNVGISIPKGKESIDISEEKMAADGGTIQLPHVKMPKVDISLPKGKSKDIEATAIEMEVTGGKFKGPHVKLPKGGISVLKDKSGEVEINLPTVEAGGKVKVPQVTSPDLDIDVRLGKPKQDTEAHGEADLHVEGEHKGLKLKMPTIDIKGPKGDLELDIGLHRGEGNKDRKKIELPDLDLNTTGSSSKVKGPKVKGTKFKIGMPKKKTGRDVTAEAKICKKCGDEEIGGKAKHRCRGKERFEHDVKLETHNGHKDNKDRINIPVPEVTIPTKQGSAELGTGGEGSLLSPRADIKVPRIPDIEFDIATSHNEDEDKTEKGKKIKIPKFGVPLPSMSSPEGKLNIFGPEIQYEGPKMPKVKKAVFVLVNPPQTGEHAACTGHLEKETTPEADKEDVKVKMPKIKMKPSFGKSKDKAAAVSFSPGKSGSFDVNLRGNGSGSSLNGEKDACPHKASNDDKRTFSGKIKLPKVELTSPYGKMAAEGEDTEMSLKLGKDSSPGEVEGDTKGLEVQSGKMAFAGFSDELSKDVVSSHARTDMLDRDSSESPASFTMEFSSAKVQSWSEVESHSRESEERESSPWFKVPKFTLKPHSTGFLQITPEGSPQAQRKGEVGGEADVSGSFCLHTSGLDFTTQDISEENRVSSTEDGSVTMVTKTTRITRHMVTSETRTGESSATTTTTHQASDFKH